In the Aneurinibacillus soli genome, one interval contains:
- the ileS gene encoding isoleucine--tRNA ligase has protein sequence MDYSKTLNLPKTDFPMRGNLPTREPQMQAWWDEQDMYVKVQERTKGRPKFILHDGPPYANGDIHIGHALNKVIKDIIVRYKSMAGFDAPYVPGWDTHGLPIEHAIIKNEKIDRHKVGVVEFRERCTEYAYSYVEKQKGQFQRLGVRGDWANPYVTLKPEYEARQIKVFGEMAKKGYIYKGLKAVYWSPSSETALAEAEIEYKDKQSTSIYVAFPVVEGNGKLAEGDSVVIWTTTPWTIPANLAIAIHPDLEYSLVQTEAGRFLVASGLLASVAKTIGWENAETVQTFTGAELQGVVCRHPLYDRKSPLLPGEHVTLDAGTGCVHTAPGHGEDDFNLGQKYGLDVLCPVDERGMMTKEAPGFEGMFYEKANPAVLEKLIEAGALLHKNTITHSYPHDWRSKQPIIFRATEQWFASIDGFREQMLEAIKQVKWVPHWGEQRLHNMIADRGDWCISRQRVWGVPIPIFYCRDCNEPVINDATIDHVSDLFRREGSSAWFAREVEELMPEGTVCPKCGGTHFRKETDIMDVWFDSGSSHEAVLREREELAWPADLYLEGSDQYRGWFNSSLSTSVAVYGQAPYKGVLSHGFTLDGEGRKMSKSVGNVIAPQKIADQLGADILRLWVSSADYQADVRISDGILKQIAETYRKIRNTFRFLLSNLEGFNPETDLVPVADMDELDRYMMIKNQHVIEKVRKAYDEYQFHTVYHTIHNFCTVQLSALYLDISKDRLYADASKDVRRRSAQTVMYTILLDLVRLLTPIIPHTADEVWKYIPGTDVISVQLTDMPDVQADVFDDALEAKWDGIVEIRDEILKALEEARRDKVIGQSLAASVAIYPEALVAEALAPVAEALPELLIASHVELHAAGEAAPDNAVALEGLKVVVQPADGEKCERCWIITPEVGQIEEHSTLCPRCATVVAAEHA, from the coding sequence ATGGATTATAGCAAGACGCTGAATCTGCCAAAAACGGATTTCCCGATGCGCGGCAATCTGCCGACACGTGAGCCGCAGATGCAGGCATGGTGGGACGAACAGGATATGTATGTGAAAGTGCAGGAGCGTACAAAAGGCCGCCCGAAATTTATTCTGCATGATGGACCTCCGTATGCGAATGGTGACATCCACATCGGCCACGCATTGAATAAAGTGATTAAAGACATTATTGTTCGCTATAAATCAATGGCGGGGTTTGATGCGCCGTACGTGCCGGGCTGGGATACACATGGCTTGCCGATTGAACATGCGATCATTAAAAATGAAAAAATTGACCGCCATAAAGTCGGCGTCGTGGAATTCCGTGAGCGTTGTACCGAGTATGCATACAGCTATGTAGAAAAGCAGAAAGGTCAGTTCCAGCGTCTTGGCGTCCGTGGCGACTGGGCAAATCCATACGTAACGCTTAAGCCAGAATATGAAGCACGCCAGATTAAAGTATTCGGCGAAATGGCGAAAAAAGGCTATATCTATAAAGGTTTGAAAGCTGTCTACTGGTCACCGTCTTCCGAGACAGCACTGGCAGAAGCAGAAATTGAATACAAAGACAAACAGTCAACGTCCATCTATGTGGCATTCCCAGTTGTAGAAGGAAACGGGAAGCTTGCAGAAGGCGATAGTGTAGTGATTTGGACTACAACTCCATGGACCATTCCGGCTAACCTGGCGATCGCGATTCATCCGGATTTAGAATATTCACTCGTTCAAACAGAGGCTGGTCGCTTCCTGGTGGCATCTGGCCTGCTGGCTAGTGTAGCGAAAACAATCGGGTGGGAAAACGCTGAAACTGTTCAAACGTTCACGGGTGCAGAACTGCAAGGTGTTGTGTGCCGTCATCCGTTGTATGACCGAAAATCCCCGCTTCTGCCGGGTGAACACGTAACACTTGATGCCGGTACGGGCTGTGTTCACACTGCACCGGGACACGGAGAAGATGACTTTAACCTCGGTCAGAAATACGGTCTTGATGTGCTGTGTCCGGTTGATGAGCGCGGTATGATGACGAAAGAAGCACCGGGCTTTGAAGGCATGTTCTATGAGAAAGCCAATCCGGCTGTACTGGAGAAGCTGATAGAAGCAGGTGCGTTGCTGCATAAAAACACAATTACACACTCGTACCCGCATGACTGGCGTTCGAAGCAGCCGATCATTTTCCGCGCGACGGAGCAATGGTTCGCGTCAATCGATGGCTTCCGCGAGCAGATGCTTGAAGCAATCAAACAGGTGAAATGGGTGCCACACTGGGGCGAACAGCGTCTGCACAACATGATCGCAGACCGGGGAGACTGGTGTATTTCTCGCCAGCGTGTCTGGGGTGTGCCGATTCCAATCTTCTACTGCCGTGACTGTAATGAACCAGTCATTAATGATGCAACGATTGACCATGTCTCTGACTTATTCCGCCGCGAAGGCTCATCCGCTTGGTTCGCACGTGAGGTCGAAGAACTGATGCCGGAAGGAACGGTCTGCCCGAAATGCGGCGGCACACATTTCCGCAAAGAAACAGACATTATGGACGTATGGTTTGACTCTGGTTCGAGCCATGAAGCGGTGCTGCGTGAGCGTGAAGAACTGGCATGGCCGGCTGATCTGTACCTCGAAGGATCTGACCAATACCGTGGCTGGTTCAACTCATCGCTGTCTACATCCGTAGCCGTATACGGACAGGCTCCGTACAAAGGCGTATTAAGCCATGGCTTTACCCTTGATGGCGAAGGTCGCAAAATGTCGAAGTCAGTCGGCAACGTAATTGCGCCACAAAAAATCGCCGATCAGCTTGGCGCGGATATTCTGCGTCTCTGGGTATCATCAGCGGATTATCAGGCCGACGTTCGGATTTCCGATGGGATTCTGAAACAAATCGCGGAAACATACCGCAAAATCCGTAACACATTCCGCTTCCTGCTGAGCAATCTGGAAGGCTTCAATCCAGAAACAGATCTTGTGCCAGTTGCTGACATGGATGAGCTGGATCGTTATATGATGATCAAAAATCAGCATGTCATTGAAAAAGTGCGCAAAGCGTATGACGAATACCAGTTCCATACGGTATATCATACGATTCATAACTTCTGCACCGTGCAACTCAGTGCGCTCTATCTTGACATTTCTAAAGACCGTCTGTATGCGGATGCGAGCAAAGATGTACGCCGCCGCTCAGCTCAGACAGTTATGTATACAATTCTGCTTGATCTCGTACGCTTGCTTACGCCGATTATTCCGCATACAGCAGATGAGGTATGGAAATACATTCCGGGCACAGACGTGATCAGCGTACAGCTGACTGACATGCCGGATGTACAGGCGGATGTGTTCGATGATGCGCTCGAAGCGAAATGGGACGGCATCGTTGAAATTCGGGATGAAATACTTAAGGCACTCGAAGAAGCACGCCGTGATAAAGTGATTGGACAGTCGCTCGCAGCATCCGTTGCGATTTATCCAGAAGCATTGGTAGCAGAAGCACTTGCACCGGTAGCGGAAGCATTGCCGGAGTTGCTGATTGCATCTCATGTGGAGTTGCATGCAGCAGGTGAGGCGGCACCGGATAATGCGGTAGCACTTGAAGGGCTCAAAGTAGTTGTGCAACCAGCAGACGGTGAGAAATGTGAACGCTGCTGGATCATTACACCGGAAGTTGGCCAGATCGAGGAGCACTCGACATTGTGCCCGCGCTGTGCGACAGTTGTAGCAGCTGAACATGCATAA
- the lspA gene encoding signal peptidase II, protein MLYYMIALLVVLIDQGTKWLIVKTMTIGESIPLWEGVFNLTSHRNRGAAFGILQNRRVFFIIITIVIIVGIIWYMRKVMRDNKLLALALALILGGAIGNFYDRLLTGEVVDFFDFTLIHYPIFNVADSAIVIGVGLFILDVIRDMVVQRQEKNG, encoded by the coding sequence ATGTTGTATTATATGATCGCGCTGCTGGTCGTTCTCATTGACCAAGGAACAAAGTGGCTAATTGTTAAAACCATGACCATCGGTGAGTCCATTCCGCTCTGGGAAGGTGTGTTTAATCTGACTTCACACCGCAACCGGGGAGCAGCCTTTGGGATTTTGCAGAATCGGCGAGTGTTTTTTATCATCATTACGATTGTGATTATTGTGGGGATTATCTGGTACATGCGCAAAGTAATGCGTGATAACAAACTGCTTGCCTTGGCGCTTGCGTTGATCTTGGGTGGGGCGATTGGTAATTTTTATGATCGCTTGCTGACAGGTGAAGTGGTTGATTTCTTTGATTTTACTTTGATTCACTACCCGATCTTTAATGTGGCGGATTCAGCCATTGTAATTGGGGTTGGATTGTTTATTCTTGATGTGATACGCGATATGGTAGTACAACGACAGGAGAAAAATGGATGA
- a CDS encoding RluA family pseudouridine synthase, with the protein MNNELRYELYDWTIEPVDAGERVDKFLTGVQEEGWSRSQLQGWLKDGLISVNGKAVKGSYRLKEDDEIVLRVPPAREMDIAGEPMDLEIVYEDSDVVVVNKQRGLVVHPAPGHYSGTLVNGLLAHCKDLSGINGVMRPGIVHRIDKDTSGLLMVAKNDKAHESLAQQLKDHTVTRRYVALVHGVIGHEKGTIDAPIGRDLKNRQQMAVVFENSKPAVSHFVVLERMKEHTLVELKLETGRTHQIRVHMKYIGYPLVGDPKYGPKSELPIDGQALHARALGFTHPTTGERFEFEAPLPDDMEQLLAHVRQL; encoded by the coding sequence ATGAATAATGAACTACGTTATGAATTGTATGATTGGACGATCGAACCGGTGGATGCCGGGGAGCGAGTAGATAAATTTCTGACAGGTGTTCAGGAGGAAGGCTGGTCGCGCAGCCAGCTGCAGGGCTGGCTCAAAGACGGTCTGATTTCGGTGAACGGAAAGGCTGTCAAAGGAAGCTATCGCTTAAAAGAAGATGACGAAATCGTGTTGCGTGTTCCGCCCGCTCGCGAGATGGATATTGCTGGTGAGCCGATGGATCTCGAAATTGTATATGAAGACAGTGATGTAGTCGTCGTGAATAAACAGCGCGGCCTTGTGGTTCATCCGGCACCGGGTCATTACAGCGGCACGCTTGTGAACGGCCTGCTTGCCCACTGCAAAGACCTATCCGGCATTAATGGCGTGATGCGCCCAGGGATTGTCCATCGGATTGATAAAGATACATCCGGTTTGTTAATGGTGGCTAAAAATGATAAAGCACATGAATCACTTGCCCAACAGCTTAAAGACCATACGGTAACTCGTCGCTATGTGGCACTCGTACACGGTGTCATCGGCCACGAAAAAGGAACCATTGATGCACCAATTGGCCGCGATCTGAAAAATCGTCAGCAGATGGCGGTCGTATTCGAGAACAGCAAACCTGCCGTATCTCACTTTGTTGTGTTAGAGCGCATGAAAGAACATACGCTAGTCGAATTGAAACTGGAGACAGGCCGCACACACCAAATTCGCGTGCATATGAAATACATCGGCTATCCACTCGTCGGCGACCCAAAATACGGCCCGAAAAGCGAATTGCCAATCGACGGCCAGGCACTGCACGCCCGCGCCCTTGGCTTCACCCACCCAACAACCGGCGAGCGCTTCGAATTCGAAGCACCACTCCCGGATGATATGGAACAACTTCTGGCACACGTACGTCAGCTATAA
- the pyrR gene encoding bifunctional pyr operon transcriptional regulator/uracil phosphoribosyltransferase PyrR, which produces MRRALTRIAHEILERNRGVNDCILIGIRTRGIYIAERLAERIYQIEGERIAVGELDITLYRDDLSHKVEQPVVNGSHITEDVTDKKVILVDDVLYTGRTVRAALDAIMDTGRPLMIQLAVLVDRGHRELPIRPDYVGKNVPTSKEEMIVVELSEVDGRERVAIMEKA; this is translated from the coding sequence ATGCGCCGGGCGCTGACACGCATTGCACACGAGATTCTCGAACGCAACAGGGGCGTGAATGACTGCATTCTAATCGGAATTCGAACGCGCGGCATTTACATTGCGGAGCGTCTAGCCGAGCGCATCTACCAGATTGAAGGTGAGCGTATTGCAGTGGGAGAGCTAGACATTACGCTGTACCGTGATGATTTGTCACATAAGGTAGAGCAGCCGGTTGTAAACGGCAGCCATATCACGGAAGATGTTACCGACAAAAAAGTAATTCTCGTCGATGATGTGCTCTACACCGGACGTACCGTGCGTGCTGCGCTTGATGCCATTATGGATACAGGGCGCCCACTGATGATTCAGCTGGCAGTACTTGTTGACCGCGGCCATCGTGAACTGCCGATTCGTCCCGATTATGTTGGCAAGAACGTACCAACATCGAAAGAAGAGATGATCGTCGTGGAGCTGTCCGAAGTAGATGGGCGCGAGCGCGTAGCGATTATGGAAAAAGCATGA
- a CDS encoding solute carrier family 23 protein, whose protein sequence is MMKKDFVDVHETPALHKLLPLSLQHLFAMFGATVLVPLITGLDVSVALLTSGIGTLLFLLITKGKLPNYLGSSFAFIGPIMTVMKSQGIGAAMLGCMMAGVLYLIVALIVKISGVNWLNRLLPPVVIASIIVVIGLSLSGVAIGWAVNDPVLSTPLKPVYSLKAIEIAAVTMFTTVIAMIFFRGFLSVIPILTGMIVGYVYTALRSPQWIDMTKVHEAPWFVTPSMWMNKHFVTGQVLDAFTSSSAWLAALIVAPVAFVTLAEHLGHLLVTSNIMQRDLMRDPGLHRSLLGDGVAIMLASFLGGPPSTTYGENMGVLAITKVYSRVVIGGAAVLAIIFAFVGKIGAFLMTIPHPVLGGVTVVLFGIIAAQGMRMYVEHKIDFSHKRNMVISAIVLVTGIGGFKMDFHEIKFSNFLAHLTIDNIAMATILGVFLHAILPNKEVAFGESAAELHKQVS, encoded by the coding sequence ATTATGAAGAAAGATTTTGTAGATGTACATGAAACTCCGGCGCTGCACAAGCTATTGCCGTTGAGCCTGCAACACTTGTTCGCCATGTTTGGCGCAACGGTGCTTGTCCCGTTGATTACAGGCCTTGATGTATCCGTGGCCCTTTTGACAAGCGGGATTGGAACACTCTTGTTCCTATTGATTACGAAAGGAAAGCTGCCGAACTATCTCGGTTCTTCCTTCGCCTTTATCGGTCCGATCATGACCGTGATGAAAAGTCAGGGAATTGGAGCCGCCATGCTTGGCTGTATGATGGCCGGTGTCCTATATTTGATCGTGGCACTAATTGTAAAAATATCTGGTGTTAATTGGCTGAACCGCCTGCTTCCACCGGTCGTGATCGCTTCGATTATTGTGGTGATTGGATTAAGTCTTTCCGGTGTTGCGATTGGCTGGGCCGTTAATGATCCGGTTCTATCAACACCTCTCAAACCAGTTTACTCGCTTAAAGCGATTGAAATTGCAGCCGTTACGATGTTTACAACTGTTATTGCGATGATTTTCTTCCGGGGATTTTTATCCGTAATCCCGATTCTTACAGGTATGATTGTCGGGTATGTATACACAGCACTGCGCAGTCCGCAGTGGATTGACATGACGAAAGTTCATGAAGCACCATGGTTTGTGACACCGAGCATGTGGATGAACAAGCACTTTGTGACCGGGCAGGTACTCGATGCCTTCACATCATCCTCTGCATGGCTTGCTGCACTGATTGTTGCACCAGTCGCATTCGTAACGTTAGCTGAGCACCTTGGCCACCTGCTTGTTACATCGAACATTATGCAACGTGACCTAATGCGTGATCCAGGCTTGCATCGCTCCTTGCTTGGAGATGGGGTTGCGATCATGCTGGCTTCCTTCCTTGGTGGACCACCAAGTACCACATACGGTGAGAATATGGGCGTACTTGCGATTACAAAAGTGTACAGCCGTGTCGTAATCGGAGGGGCAGCCGTACTGGCGATCATCTTCGCCTTCGTTGGTAAGATTGGCGCATTCCTTATGACGATTCCCCATCCGGTACTCGGGGGTGTAACAGTCGTCCTGTTCGGGATCATTGCTGCACAGGGGATGCGGATGTACGTCGAACATAAGATTGATTTTTCCCACAAGCGCAACATGGTGATCTCAGCAATCGTGCTGGTAACTGGAATTGGTGGGTTTAAAATGGACTTCCATGAAATTAAATTCAGTAACTTCCTGGCCCACCTGACAATTGATAACATCGCGATGGCCACGATTCTTGGGGTATTCCTGCATGCGATTCTGCCGAATAAGGAAGTCGCATTCGGTGAGTCCGCCGCTGAACTTCATAAGCAAGTGTCATAA
- a CDS encoding dihydroorotase, producing the protein MGTILKNGKLLVNGEIVALDILVAGNKIVKIAPQIEGADYKIVDVSGKLVTPGFIDMHVHLREPGFEAKETIATGTASAARGGFTTVACMPNTRPVIDTPATVELILQKAKEEGSVRVLPMGAISVRELGKELTDMAALKEAGVVALSDDGVGVQSSKMMKDAMHIAVELGLPIVAHCEDDSLIEGGCVHEGVFSEKQGLKGIPSEAETIHIGRDIILAEATGAHYHICHISTADGVRLVRDAKQRGVKVTAEVCPHHLILCDEDIPGDDANYKMNPPLRSQRDRDALVAGLKDGTIDMVVTDHAPHTAEEKQRGMALAPFGIVGLETAFPLMYTKFVKTGAFTLQEVVDRMTKVPADVFNLPYGTIEEGAIADITVIDLETEKEVDPQTFASKGHNTPFTGWKLAGWPVLTMVDGVIAWQADDLNGKGEVH; encoded by the coding sequence ATGGGAACCATTCTAAAAAACGGAAAGTTGTTAGTTAATGGAGAAATCGTGGCGCTGGACATTCTGGTAGCCGGAAATAAAATTGTAAAAATTGCTCCGCAGATTGAAGGGGCAGACTACAAGATCGTAGACGTATCCGGCAAACTCGTCACACCAGGATTTATCGACATGCACGTTCATTTGCGTGAACCGGGTTTTGAAGCGAAAGAAACGATTGCGACTGGAACTGCATCGGCAGCACGCGGCGGCTTCACAACGGTAGCCTGCATGCCAAACACCCGTCCGGTTATTGATACACCGGCCACAGTCGAACTTATCCTCCAAAAAGCAAAAGAAGAAGGCAGCGTCCGTGTTCTGCCGATGGGTGCGATCTCAGTACGTGAGCTTGGCAAAGAGCTGACTGATATGGCAGCATTGAAAGAAGCAGGAGTGGTGGCGCTCTCGGATGATGGAGTAGGCGTACAGTCGAGCAAAATGATGAAAGACGCGATGCACATCGCAGTCGAACTCGGTCTGCCAATCGTCGCGCATTGCGAAGATGACAGCCTGATCGAAGGTGGCTGTGTTCACGAAGGCGTGTTTAGTGAGAAGCAAGGGCTTAAAGGTATCCCATCGGAAGCAGAAACGATCCACATTGGCCGCGACATTATCCTGGCAGAAGCAACTGGTGCACACTACCACATCTGTCACATCAGTACAGCAGATGGTGTCCGTCTCGTGCGTGATGCGAAACAGCGTGGGGTAAAGGTAACAGCAGAAGTATGCCCACACCACCTCATCCTGTGCGATGAAGACATCCCGGGTGATGATGCGAACTACAAAATGAACCCGCCGCTTCGCTCACAGCGTGACCGTGATGCGCTCGTAGCAGGATTGAAAGATGGCACCATTGATATGGTCGTAACGGATCATGCACCGCATACAGCCGAAGAGAAACAACGCGGTATGGCACTTGCTCCATTTGGTATCGTCGGACTGGAAACAGCCTTCCCGCTCATGTATACGAAGTTTGTTAAAACCGGAGCGTTCACGCTTCAGGAAGTGGTGGATCGGATGACGAAAGTTCCGGCAGACGTATTCAACTTGCCATACGGCACAATAGAAGAAGGTGCGATCGCCGACATTACAGTCATTGACCTGGAGACAGAAAAAGAAGTAGATCCACAAACATTTGCAAGTAAAGGACATAACACACCATTCACAGGCTGGAAGCTTGCAGGCTGGCCGGTGCTTACGATGGTAGACGGTGTGATTGCATGGCAGGCAGATGATCTGAACGGAAAAGGAGAGGTTCACTAA
- a CDS encoding carbamoyl phosphate synthase small subunit has protein sequence MAVKARLILEDGTVFEGKSFGATGESFGEVVFNTGITGYQEVLSDPSYCGQIVTMTYPMIGNYGISRDDFESLRPFVHGFVVREHCEVPNNWRSEQTIDDLLKEYNIPGISEVDTRKLTRIIRQHGTLKGIITTSEEPVEAILAKMNQPLMEDQVARVSTKNMFPVPGRGPRIALVDFGAKYGILRELTNRGCDVIVVPYNVTADEIRRIRPDGILLSNGPGDPKSVPQAIEMIQNILGEYPLFGICLGHQLFALACGADTEKLKFGHRGGNHPVKELATGRTHITSQNHGYTVNIESVASTDLEISHVALNDGTVEGLSHKTHSAFSVQYHPEAAPGPYDSNYLFDRFLENVATFVKEDKKSCRA, from the coding sequence ATGGCAGTAAAAGCGAGACTCATACTCGAAGATGGAACCGTATTTGAAGGAAAATCATTCGGCGCCACCGGCGAATCGTTCGGTGAAGTCGTATTCAATACAGGAATCACAGGCTATCAGGAAGTATTATCTGACCCGTCATACTGCGGGCAAATCGTAACAATGACCTACCCGATGATTGGCAACTATGGCATCAGCCGTGATGATTTTGAATCGCTTCGCCCGTTTGTTCATGGCTTCGTCGTTCGTGAACATTGCGAAGTGCCGAACAACTGGCGCAGCGAGCAGACGATTGATGATCTGCTCAAAGAATACAACATCCCGGGGATTTCCGAAGTGGATACTCGCAAGCTGACCCGCATTATCCGTCAGCACGGTACACTCAAGGGAATCATCACAACTTCTGAGGAGCCGGTAGAAGCGATCCTTGCAAAAATGAATCAGCCGCTGATGGAAGATCAAGTGGCTCGCGTATCGACGAAAAACATGTTCCCGGTGCCAGGACGCGGCCCGCGCATCGCACTCGTTGACTTCGGTGCAAAGTACGGGATTCTGCGTGAGCTGACGAACCGTGGCTGCGATGTGATTGTCGTACCGTATAACGTCACAGCAGACGAAATCCGTCGTATCCGCCCGGACGGCATTCTGCTTTCGAACGGACCTGGGGACCCGAAAAGCGTGCCACAGGCGATTGAGATGATTCAAAATATACTGGGTGAATATCCACTGTTTGGCATCTGCTTAGGCCACCAATTGTTCGCACTCGCTTGCGGTGCAGACACAGAAAAGCTGAAATTTGGCCATCGCGGCGGCAACCATCCAGTAAAGGAACTCGCAACGGGCCGCACGCACATTACATCGCAAAACCATGGCTACACCGTAAATATTGAGTCAGTAGCTAGCACGGACCTTGAGATCAGTCATGTCGCCCTCAATGACGGAACCGTCGAAGGGCTTTCCCATAAAACACACAGTGCCTTCTCGGTACAGTACCACCCGGAAGCAGCACCGGGCCCGTATGATTCGAACTATCTGTTTGATCGTTTCTTAGAGAACGTAGCAACATTCGTGAAGGAGGACAAAAAATCATGCCGCGCTTAA